Sequence from the Exiguobacterium aurantiacum genome:
GTTCGGTCACAGGGACGTCAGGCTCGGTCGGTTGCTCCGTGACGGGAGGCGCCTCGGGTTCTTCAGCAGGTTGTTCCGGTTCGGCTGGAGTCTCTTCCTCGACCGGTGCCGGTTCTTCCGCTGGAGGCTCATTTGGTTCAGGTGTTTCTGGCGCCGCCTCGGTTTCCGGTTCTGGTTCCGGTGTCGGTTCCGGTTCCGGAGCAGGAGCAGGTTCTGCCGGGTCCTCTCGTTTTGGGACCGGTGTGATCGGTGCGACCGGTGCGAGTTCAGCGGCCGGCGCACTGCGTTTCGTCGTCGGAGGTGGAGCCGGCGTGTCCGACTTAAGGAACGACAGCACGTCTTGTTCGAACAAGGCGACCGGGAGCGTCTTCGTCACCAAGTGGATGCCGAGCACCCGTCCATTGGCCGTGACGATTGGGCTGCCGACGGCGCGGTTCGGTAAATCGAATTCGCGGCGATAGCTGTCTTCTTCGAACGTGAGCGTTCCTTCGATCTGCTCATCCGGTGCGAGCGTCAACACCGATTCGTCCGGTCCGACAATCGCGTGGCTGAACGAGAACGGGGACGTCTTCACTTTCTCGATGCGGATGACGGCGATGGCGTCGGTCCGCCCGACGACGGTGCCGTTCATCGTCTCATCGCCTTGTTTCAAGGTGACGCGAGTGATGCCGGCGACGTTATGGGCCGCCGTTAACACGTCTTGCGGGCTAATCAAAAAACCGGAGCCCGTTCCGATGGTATATAAGCTGTCTTGCAACGTCTCGAGGTCAACGGTGGTGGCACCGTCGGCCGAGACCGTGTCTTCGGTGATATTCAAGTCGACTTTGTTGGCGAGCGATTTACTCGAGCGCGGAGTGTCGGTGAGATAGGCGTTCGTCAAAAAAGAGACGAACGCGATGAGTGCGATGACGATGGGGACAGCAATCCATTTTAAGCGACGTGGGCGATGGCCACACGTCGGACAAACAGTGGTTTTCGAGCGGGTCTTCGCTCCGCAGCGTGGACAAGTCACGGGATGACACCTTCCTTCATAAACATAGATGATATGCCTATTCCTCATATGAAGCAGGGGTAAACAAATATTTGTCGGGGGCATATACGAAAACAGGTAGGTGGACTGAACTTCTTCAAAACGGGAAAGAACTAATGTAACGTTTCAGAAAGGGGAAACCGACATGCAGCCCTTTTGGACGACCCGTGCGTTTCGTAATGGGATTTGGGTGTTGCTCATCTTGACGATCGTGTTCATGGCCAAACAAGTCGAGTTCTTGTTTTATCCGATCGGCATCTTTTTCGCCACTGTCCTGACCCCGTTTTTGTTCGCTGGAATCTTGTTTTATTTGACGGTCGGTCTCGTCGATTGGTTGGAACTGAAGTTCAAGCGTCGGTCGCTCGCGATTTTGGCGATTTTGTTGCTGTTGCTCGTATTGAGCGTCCTGTTCGTCCTGACGCTCGGTCCGCTCATCACGCGGCAACTGCTCGCCTTGCTCGACACGTTCCCGCGCTTTGCCGAAGAGAGTTACCGTCAATTCCTGTCGCTGTATGCTCGCCTTGAAGAGTATAGTTGGTTCCGTGAGTACGCCGAACAGAACGCGACGTCAGTCGAGACATGGGTCCGCCAATTGGCCGATGCGCTCGGGGTCGTCATCGGCTCGGTCGCCGGATCGCTCGGCCGTCTGCTTGCTCTCATCATTTCCGGGCTGTTCACGTTGTTCATCGCCTTGTTCTTATACGTCTTCATGCTGATTGACGGTGGCAAGCTCGCGAGTGCAATCGTCCGCTGGATTCCGCCGACGTATGAACAGGACTCCCGTCACATCCTGCACGATATGCACGAGACGATTAAGCGCTACGTCCGCGCCCAGCTCATCGTCTGTACGTTCGTCGGTTTCTTCGCCACCATCGCGCTTTGGCTGCTCGACGTCCCTTTCTTCTTGCCGCTCGGTCTGTTCATCTTCGCAACGAACATCATCCCGTATTTCGGCCCGTTCCTCGGGGCCGCACCCGCCGTCCTGATCGCGTTCATCGATGAACCGGTCAAAGCCATTTACGTCATCATCGCCATCACCATCGTCCAACAGCTTGACGCCAACGTCATCTCACCGCTCGTCCAAGGCAAGTCACTTCGTGTCCATCCGATCACCATCACGCTCGTCCTGCTCGTGGCGGGACGTCTCGCCGGTATCGTCGGTATGTTGCTCGCCGTTCCGCTCTACGCTGTCCTCAAAGTCACATTTCTCAACGTTCAAAAACTATATGCACTCCGCAAACAGTCGAAGTTCTCCGGTGATTCAACTCGTTGATGTAGGACTCAATCCTGAAAGGGGATTCCGGCATGAACTCCTTGCTCGCCTTCACAATCGTCATGCTCATCTGGACGATTAGCGACTACGTCTCGAAGAAGACGAAAGCACTCCTGTCGTCTCTGTTCGTCGCCTCGGTCATCTTTCTTATCGGCTTCAAGTCGGGCTTGTTCCCGGAAGATTTGTTGCCTTCATCATCGTTACTCACCCTCGGCCAGACGGTCGTCGGTCTCGTCATCGTCCACCTCGGGACACTCATCAGTCTCGATGAGTTCAAACGACAATGGAAGACGTTCGTCATCGGGGTGTCCGCTGTCCTCGGGATTGCTGCTTTCCTATATGGCATCGGACAGTTTTTCCTCAACACGAACTACGTGCTCAGTGCGATTGCGGCCATCAGCGGTGGGACGATTTCCATCATCCTCGTCCAAGACGCGGCGGTAAACGCTGGCCTCGTCTCAGTCGCCGTCTTCCCGGTGTTGATTGCGGCGACGCAAGGGTTGATCGGGTTTCCGCTCACCTCCATCATCCTACGGAAAGAAGCGCGTCGCATCCGGACGGCACATCGCGACGGCACGCTCGTCACACCGAAAGAGCATGCGGTCGTTCATGACGAGACGGACGATTCAATTTTACCGGCCGCATTTCATACGACGGCGGGGACGCTGTTCGTCATGGGGGTCGTCGTCCTGATTTCGACCGTCTTGAGCGGCTGGACGAACGGCTATTTGAACACGTTCGTCATCGCCTTGATTCTGGGAATCGTGTTGCGCCGCTTCAAGATTTTGAAAGCGAACGCGTTGAACGGGATTGACGCTTATGGTCTCATCATGATTGCGATTCTTCTCATCATCTTCGGTCCGCTCGCGACGCTGTCACCGAGTGCCTTGTTCGATTTGATCGTACCGATTACTATCTCATTTGTCCTCGGGGTATCTGGATTGCTGTTGTTCGCGCTTATCGTCGGACGCTTCCTCGGCTACTCGAAAGAGATGTCGATGGCAATCGGGTTGACGGCGCTGTACGGATTCCCGGGCACGCTCATCTTGAGCGAGGAGGCGGCGAAGAGTATCGGGGAGACGGAAGAGGAGGTGCATCTTATCGAGGATGAGATATTACCGAAAATGATTGTCGCCGGGTTCTCGACGGTGACGATCACATCCGTGTTTATCACGGGGATACTTGCTGCTTTCATTTATTAAGAAGGAGGAGACAACATGGCATTATCAACTGAACTAGGTAAAATCAAGCAACTCCACAATGCGGAGGCAGGAGTACTTAGTCTCTATTTGAGCACGAAACCGAGCGAACGCAACAAATGGGAGATCCACTTAAAAAACGAGTTGCGCCGGCTCGAGCAAGAAGTCGAAGCGAATGGGGACGAATCGAAACTGAAAGCGTTCAAACAGCTCCGGGAACGGGCCGAACACGAGATATTAAGCAATGAGCATAAACTGTTGCGCAGCATCGTCTTGTTCGCGGAAGGGAACGATGGACTGTTCGAATTGCATTTCCTTCAACTCGATGTCGACAACGAGTTTCATTATGGGGACAAACCGAATTTGGACCAGATTGAGAGACTTGACGCCGAGTTCCCGAACACCGGGATCTTGCTCGCTCAACTCGACAGCATCACGGCGTATGACACCCGACTTGGTGAAATCGAGGACGTCGTTGTATTCGACCTTGATTTAGACACCGACCAGTGGAGACGCTATCAAGGGCGAGGTGCGGGTGGTAAGGCTTCATCGAGCAGCCAAGTGGATCAATTCGACAGCCGGAAAGAAAACCAAATCCGTCAATTTTATCGGGACATTGCGGGAGAGATTCGCACGCTCCATAAACATCACAAGTGGAGTGAGGTCGTCATCATCGGGCAAGATCGGAGTGCGAACTTGTTAAAAGATGAACTCGGTCTCGACGTCGAGCGGGTCGTGAACCGGAACTTGGGACACGCCGAGGAAGAAGAAGTATTGCGGCGGGCGTTTGAAGCATGAACGAAGCGAGCGACTGCGGGTCGCTCGTTTTTCATTCGGCCCAGCGATTGTCTTGCGTGAACGAGATTGTCAGCCACTTCTCATACGGCAAGAACGCGAGCGCGTCCTCGATCTTCTGACGAATGCGGTCCTGTTCGGCAATCTTGTCATATCGATAGTCTTTCGGGACGACGAGGTCGATCTCGATGAACAGCATGTTGCCGGACTTGGTCGTCCGGACATACGTTTTCAACACGTCGTAGTGATGGGCGACTTGAAGGATGGTGAGCGTGATTTGTTTGCTGTATGGCGTCTCCGTGTTCATCCCAATCAACTCTTTGATGGCGGTCCACATCTCGATGAGTGGCGTCTTGACGAGCCAAAGCGTGATGATGATCAGCATGACCGGATCGACGTAAGGAGAGATGGCGTCGAACGACAGCCAGACGAGCACTTGGGCAATCAAATAGCCGACGAGTGCGCCGCCGGTCAAGATGAAGCTGAGTCGCCATTGGACGATCTCGGCACTGACGAGACCCGAGCTCGCCTTCATCTGGAACGTGCGCAAGTAGCGGAAGATGCCGTACGTCAACGCGGCGCTGATGGTCAAATAGATGAGAGCCCCGCCGAGGACGATTTCATTGCCGCCGCCACGGACGTCGTCGATGGCCCCGAGGAAGGCGTCGACGATGACGTACAAGAGGACGCCATACTGGAATAGGATGATGAGCGGTTCAATCAAACTTTTGCCGAACGGGAAGCGCTTGTCGGTCGTCAACATATAGACGCCGGCCCGAAGTGAAATCCAGCTCATAATGACACTTAGAAACGAATAAATCCCATCGAAGAGAATGAAGGCGGAAGACAGCCAATAACCGACGACGATTCCGGCGACGGCGAAAAAGAACGAGCAGACGACGGAGACGCGCAGGACGTAGCGCTCGAGTTGAGGGTCTTTCGGCATATGGTGGGCCTCCCTTGAATCAGATGAATGATGGCATATACTCCTATTTCCCACTTGTGGACAATCATATGTTTCGAACATACGGTGTCGCCAAAAAACACGCCTGACCTCATGAGAGGACAGGCGTGTTTGCATTATAGTGATTTGTAGCCGAGGAAATGAGGCCGCCACTGCGGGTCGTGGATCGAGTTGATTTGGAGCATCTCGCCACCCGCATGAATGAACGTCTCCTTGTCGAGCATGATGCCGATATGAGACGGTCCGTTGCGATACGTCCCGTGGAAGAAGATGATGTCGCCTCGTTTTCCGCTCGAAATATTCGTACGGCGGTTCTTGAAATGGTTGCTTTGCCAATAGCCGCTCACATTCGTCCGTCCGCCAATTTTGCCAGCTTGGTTGGTCGCGTAATGAATGAGTCCGGAACAGTCAAATCCTCCATTGAGTGGAGACTGGGAGCCCCATGTGTACGGCGTCCCAAGATGTTTGGCGGCGGCGGCAATCATGCGTTCGGCCTGCGTGTTGCCGCGTGACGCGAGTAACGGATCCGATTTCACGCGGATGTCCTGCTTCTTCACGTAAACCGGTCGCCAACTGTCTTGAATCAAATACGAATCACCATGAAGAGAGCGTGGATAGAGGCGACGATTTGTATCGAGGTAGCCGATTGGTTTCGTATCAAACGGGTTGGCATAAAATGGTGTCTGTTTGAACGTATAATAATGAGCTTTTACAGACACGGCTGATTTTTCAATGGCTTTTGGCTTCGTCGTCGCAATATAAGGATTCAAGACGTATACTTTTTTCCCGGATGCGAGCCGGACTTGCCAAAAGTCGGCGTCAATCGAACGAATTCCGACGAGCTTGGCGCCGCGCGCTAATTGGCCGGCTGGGCGCGTATAGGCGATATCGCTCGAAAAGTACGGTGTCCCGCTAAGTTGTGTGTAGAAGACGGTGCCAACTTTCGGTTTTGGGAGCGGCTTGTTTAGACTCAAGTACGCAGTGGCGACGAAGCGATAGCTCGTCCCGATTTTGACGCGTGTATAATAACCGCTCGTTCCATACGTCTCAATCAAGCGTCCACGGTTGAAATGAGCCACCTTTTTCGAGAATGTGGACGTGGTCTGATATACTTCGACGTCATCGAACTTGACGTAGCGTTTACCTGTCGCGTCATAGAGTGGCGGCTTCTTCGTGCTCGTTAGGCTAGTTGCGACAAAGCGATACTGTCCGCCCGTGAAGACGCGCGTGTACTTCCCGTATGTCCCATAAATGTTCACGAGTGATCCGCGCTTCAACGTCCCGATTTGTTTGAACGACTCGCTGTAAAGAGTGGCGTTTTTTGTGATGTAGCGTTGACCGGTCTTCAATGGGGCAGGTTTGGTCGTGCTCGTATGACTCGTTTGAACGAATCGATACTGTCCGCCTGTGAAGACGCGCGACCGACTCCCGACTTGTCCGTAAATACTGATGCGTTGACCTCGCTTGACCGTCCCGACACGAGTGGATTGGGTCGCATCGGCGTACAAGGACGTATCTTTTGAGATGTACCGTTCCGTCGTTTTGACGGGGCGACTTGAAAGCGCACGCGCCGGTACATAGCGATAGCGATCACCAGATTGAATCCGGAAATAGCCGTTCGTTTGTCCGAACACGGTAACGGTTTGTCCGAGTGGCAATTGACCCACGACGGGACCCGTACGCGGCGATGCATACAAGTCAGCCTTCGATTTCACATAACGTGTCTCCTTAAGAAGCGGAGGCGCCGTATCGGCAAGCGCAGCACGTTGGACGAATCGAGCCGTCTCGCCGACGACGCGCACGAGTGTGGCCTCGTCCCCTAAATCGTAGACGCTCACGGTCGCACCGTATGATAAAGACTCGACCGCATTCCCTGCTTCATCCAGTAGGTCCGTTTCAGCGATGACGGTTTTCGTGACCGGTTCGACGAGGACTTCGTTCGGGACGTACCCGGTTTGTTCACCTACTGATACGTGGGCGTGAGTATCGGACCGATCGAGAACGGTGACGGCTGTGCCTTTCAGTAACGTGACCAAGCTGTCGCTGTCTTCAATCGACACGAGGAGTGGGGTGTCGGCCTTGATCAAGCGTGTGGTCGCCTCTGCAGAGACGGAAGCCACCAATAAAAAACTGAATAAGAGAAGTAAACTGAATAAGCGTTTGTACATTATGTAGCACCTCAGGTCTATAGTTTCATCTGTTATTATATCGACTTGGAAAAGGGAAATGTTAGAAAATGAGGTGGGACATCGTATCTTCTCTCCGATTTGGCATGCTAGAATAACAAAAAGTAGGTAGAAAGCAGGGGGAACCATGAAATTTGTAGTCTTATTCGGTCCACAAGCCGTCGGCAAGATGACGGTCGGGCAAGAGCTCGCACGAATCACCGGCTTGAAGTTGTTCCATAACCATATGACGATCGACCTCGTCAGTCCGTTCTTCAGTTACGGCACGGACGAAGGCCGCCGCCTCGTCCAACTGTTTCGCCAGGAGTTGTTCGAAGCGGTCGCGACAAGTGACTTGGATGGGATGATTTTCACGTTCGTCTGGGCGTTCGATTTAGAAGAGGACTGGGCGTATATCAAACAAGTGACTGACCTGTTCGAATCGAACGGGGCAGACATCTACTACGTCGAGCTCGAGGCGGACATCGAGGAGCGCCTCATTCGCAACCAAACCGAGAACCGGCTAAGGCATAAGCCGACGAAGCGTGACATCGCCTGGTCGGAAGGTGAGTTGAAGCAGACGGCGACGTTATACCGATTGAACTCACGGGACGGGGAACTCGACGTCGACAACTACTTGCGCATCAACAACACACATCTCGATGCGGCGACGGTCGCCGAACGAATCAAACAACATTTCCAGCTATGACGAAAACGAGCCCCGTGAAGGAGCTCGTTTTTGTTATGCCCACCAGTCGGGACGTGGATAAGATTTGAGTAATTCTTTCTCGACGAGCCGTTCGGCGAGGTATGAGGTGACGCTTCGTAATGTATTATCCAAGTCTGCCGGATGGACCATGACTTCAATCGAGCCGCCCGATTGAATCGCGTCGAGTGTGTCAACAGAGACACCGGCGCCGTAGAATGCGTCACTGAACCGTTCGGTCACCCACAAATCCCGGCGTGCATCGAGTGTCGTTAAGGCCCGAAACGTTGTGCCATATTCTTCGGCGAGACGGATGATGACGTCTTGAATCGCCGGCCAGCCGTGGACGTGATGATGACTGTCGAGGTGATGGAGC
This genomic interval carries:
- a CDS encoding VLRF1 family aeRF1-type release factor, translated to MALSTELGKIKQLHNAEAGVLSLYLSTKPSERNKWEIHLKNELRRLEQEVEANGDESKLKAFKQLRERAEHEILSNEHKLLRSIVLFAEGNDGLFELHFLQLDVDNEFHYGDKPNLDQIERLDAEFPNTGILLAQLDSITAYDTRLGEIEDVVVFDLDLDTDQWRRYQGRGAGGKASSSSQVDQFDSRKENQIRQFYRDIAGEIRTLHKHHKWSEVVIIGQDRSANLLKDELGLDVERVVNRNLGHAEEEEVLRRAFEA
- a CDS encoding S1 family peptidase; protein product: MTCPRCGAKTRSKTTVCPTCGHRPRRLKWIAVPIVIALIAFVSFLTNAYLTDTPRSSKSLANKVDLNITEDTVSADGATTVDLETLQDSLYTIGTGSGFLISPQDVLTAAHNVAGITRVTLKQGDETMNGTVVGRTDAIAVIRIEKVKTSPFSFSHAIVGPDESVLTLAPDEQIEGTLTFEEDSYRREFDLPNRAVGSPIVTANGRVLGIHLVTKTLPVALFEQDVLSFLKSDTPAPPPTTKRSAPAAELAPVAPITPVPKREDPAEPAPAPEPEPTPEPEPETEAAPETPEPNEPPAEEPAPVEEETPAEPEQPAEEPEAPPVTEQPTEPDVPVTEPAEPVEPEKPAAQEKEAEAPAPVKKQDKPDTKPKADQPDTKPKQDKNDKPAPPPVTEEKPDATDAIEDVPDEPVEDEESTPSE
- a CDS encoding AAA family ATPase; protein product: MKFVVLFGPQAVGKMTVGQELARITGLKLFHNHMTIDLVSPFFSYGTDEGRRLVQLFRQELFEAVATSDLDGMIFTFVWAFDLEEDWAYIKQVTDLFESNGADIYYVELEADIEERLIRNQTENRLRHKPTKRDIAWSEGELKQTATLYRLNSRDGELDVDNYLRINNTHLDAATVAERIKQHFQL
- a CDS encoding C40 family peptidase, whose translation is MYKRLFSLLLLFSFLLVASVSAEATTRLIKADTPLLVSIEDSDSLVTLLKGTAVTVLDRSDTHAHVSVGEQTGYVPNEVLVEPVTKTVIAETDLLDEAGNAVESLSYGATVSVYDLGDEATLVRVVGETARFVQRAALADTAPPLLKETRYVKSKADLYASPRTGPVVGQLPLGQTVTVFGQTNGYFRIQSGDRYRYVPARALSSRPVKTTERYISKDTSLYADATQSTRVGTVKRGQRISIYGQVGSRSRVFTGGQYRFVQTSHTSTTKPAPLKTGQRYITKNATLYSESFKQIGTLKRGSLVNIYGTYGKYTRVFTGGQYRFVATSLTSTKKPPLYDATGKRYVKFDDVEVYQTTSTFSKKVAHFNRGRLIETYGTSGYYTRVKIGTSYRFVATAYLSLNKPLPKPKVGTVFYTQLSGTPYFSSDIAYTRPAGQLARGAKLVGIRSIDADFWQVRLASGKKVYVLNPYIATTKPKAIEKSAVSVKAHYYTFKQTPFYANPFDTKPIGYLDTNRRLYPRSLHGDSYLIQDSWRPVYVKKQDIRVKSDPLLASRGNTQAERMIAAAAKHLGTPYTWGSQSPLNGGFDCSGLIHYATNQAGKIGGRTNVSGYWQSNHFKNRRTNISSGKRGDIIFFHGTYRNGPSHIGIMLDKETFIHAGGEMLQINSIHDPQWRPHFLGYKSL
- a CDS encoding cation diffusion facilitator family transporter translates to MPKDPQLERYVLRVSVVCSFFFAVAGIVVGYWLSSAFILFDGIYSFLSVIMSWISLRAGVYMLTTDKRFPFGKSLIEPLIILFQYGVLLYVIVDAFLGAIDDVRGGGNEIVLGGALIYLTISAALTYGIFRYLRTFQMKASSGLVSAEIVQWRLSFILTGGALVGYLIAQVLVWLSFDAISPYVDPVMLIIITLWLVKTPLIEMWTAIKELIGMNTETPYSKQITLTILQVAHHYDVLKTYVRTTKSGNMLFIEIDLVVPKDYRYDKIAEQDRIRQKIEDALAFLPYEKWLTISFTQDNRWAE
- a CDS encoding AI-2E family transporter is translated as MQPFWTTRAFRNGIWVLLILTIVFMAKQVEFLFYPIGIFFATVLTPFLFAGILFYLTVGLVDWLELKFKRRSLAILAILLLLLVLSVLFVLTLGPLITRQLLALLDTFPRFAEESYRQFLSLYARLEEYSWFREYAEQNATSVETWVRQLADALGVVIGSVAGSLGRLLALIISGLFTLFIALFLYVFMLIDGGKLASAIVRWIPPTYEQDSRHILHDMHETIKRYVRAQLIVCTFVGFFATIALWLLDVPFFLPLGLFIFATNIIPYFGPFLGAAPAVLIAFIDEPVKAIYVIIAITIVQQLDANVISPLVQGKSLRVHPITITLVLLVAGRLAGIVGMLLAVPLYAVLKVTFLNVQKLYALRKQSKFSGDSTR